The genomic window TGGAAAATACCTTTGTTGCCGGCGACACAATTGTGATTAATTGTGTGGATCGAACTTTAACTTTTACTCATAAAATGCCGGGGAGTGATGAGCCGGTTACTGAGCCGACTTCAGAGCCAGTTGTTGAGCCAGTTGCTAAGCCAGTTGTTGAGCCGATTGCTGCTGAACCAGTTTCTAAGCCGGTTGCTGAACCGCTTCCTAAGTCGGTGGGGCCGGCATTTGTTGATGATTCACCTGCCTCTATTCAATTAGTAGAAGTGAAAGGTGAAAAAATTGAGTGAGGCATAAGGCATTTAGGCATTAACTTTACACCCTTGTCACGAAGGGGCGAGGGGCAAGAAATATCAATTTATATTGCCCCATTCCCCATGCCCAATACCCAATGCCCAATGCCCATACCTTTAGGTTGGCGCAGCCCTGCCCCATTCCCCAATTAACAAATGCTCGTTCAACAGTTAAAAGCAAATTGGATTACACCGGCAAACTTTCAGCCTTACGGCCAAGTAATCTACGCTAGTAAAGACGGTGAAACCTATAATTCAGAAGACGCTCAATTGATACTTGATCGTGGAATTCCCCGATTTTATATCATGCGACTGGGTGAAAAAGGCCGGAAATTTCACAAAATTACTCGCCATCTTAACTGCACTCAATGTTTGGGTGCTTTGGAAGGGAAAGAGTGGTTGATGGCAGTTGCACCGCCGGCAGCTCGTGACAAGCCCGTGTTAGAAGAAATTGCGGCTTTTCGGATTCCCGGTAATTGTTTTATTAAATTACACTTGGGGACTTGGCACGCCGGCCCTTATTTCGACCATGAATTTGTCGATTTTTACAATTTGGAACTCAGTGACACGAATATTAACGATCACGACACTTGTAATTTACTGGAAACTTATCGTGTTGAGTTAGAAATGGTTTAACTGGCTGGAAGCCGACAGACTTTTTAAAGCAAAATTTTAATTTTTCGCTACCCTCGGCAGACAGCCTTGCTAGCTTGTAAAGTAAAGTTGGAAGTTTAAGCGTATGAGAAAACAACCATGTACGTGCTAATTGGCGGAGCCGGCTTAGTGGGGTTAACTTTGGCGCAAAAATTGGTAGAACTTGGGCATACTGTTGCCGTCATTGACATCGATCCTAACGCTTGCCGGTATGTCCGCGAACAAGTGGGAGCAATGGCTTTTGAAGGTAGTGCTGTTAGTACGGAAGTGCTGCTAGAAGCTGGAATTCGTAAAGCCGACTCCTTAGCAGCAGTTCTGCGAAACGATGCCTTAAATCTAGCAATGGTGACGCTTGCCAAACATTACGGAGTTTCCCACATTTTGACTCGATTGCGTCATCCTGATTTTGCTCCCCCGCTTCGTCTAGCTGGAGCTACCCATATTATCAGTACCGTTGAGCTAGGGGTTTCAACAATGGTTAATGCTATTGAATACCCTCAAGTTGAATCAATGATGCATTTTGAGCAGGGACAAATTGAGGTTTTAAAACTTCCTATCCCCAACAATTGCTATGTTGTTGGTCGTAGCGTTGCTGAAATTGCTCAAGATTCTCGATTCCCTACCGGCTCCCTGATTATTGGCTATCAACCCCATCCCCAAGAAAATTTGATGATTCCTAACGGCAGTACCGTACTAGAACCAGGTTCAACTGTGCTGATTGTAACTAAGCCAGGGTCATTACATCAAGTTATTGATTTCTTTGAAGGATGTAAATAACTTTAATGAAGCGATTCCTAACTTTTTTGGTATTGATTTTTGTTGTTTTGCTTTCTTCTTGCAACTCGCTTAATATTTCAACCAAGCAAGCAACCAATCCTGATAATTCAACTCAATCTCAACTCCAGATAGTTACTTTGGATGAAAATATAAAAATAGCTGCCGGTGAAACTTTATATGTTCCTGTGTATTCGCATATTTATTATGAAGATCAGCATAAAGTTCTTAATTTAGCTGCAACTCTCAGTCTTCGTAACACAGATTTTATCAATCCTATCATTATCACTTCCGTCCAATATTATGATTCAAACGGTAAATTAGTTAAGCAATATTTAGAGAAACCCATTCAACTCAATGCGATGGCATCTACAGATTTTGTTGTTCGTAGAACTGACACCACTGGAGGTGTAGGAGCTAACTTTATCGTGGAGTGGATAGCTGAAAAAGAAGTATCTGGGCCTGTAATTGAAGCCGTGATGATAGGAGCTGAATCAACTCAAGGAATTTCTTTTGTGAGTTCTGGCCGGGTGATTAAAACTCAAAAAAATTCTAAGCTTTACCCACCAAAAGATAATTCCTAAAAATTATCAATCATCTTCTAATATAAGTAACTGCTCATCTAGTTTTGTTAGCCGGCCTCGCACAATTTCTTCTGAAAGAATTCGCGTGCGGATTGCTTCGTTGAGTGCTGCTTTCTCTGCTAGCAATAAACGCCGACGAATAGCATCAAGTTTCCCAATTTCACCACTTTTGTTATCAAACTCATCTGGGCGGCGATTGTAAATTTCCCGTAGCGATTTTTCCGCGCCGGCTACCCGCACTTGATAAGCTGAGCGCATCTCTTCATAAACAGATTTTGGCAATACTCCTGACTTCAACAAGGTGTCTAATTCATCTTGTGCTGCCTTAGACGTGATTAACTGAGCTTGCAATTCTTCAATCTGCTGCTTTGCTTCTGAAAACTTAGATAAATTTAAGCGTTTTACTACCCAAGGCAAGCTTGAACCCTGTCCGACTAAGGACAGTAACACACAGCCGTAAATTATAGCGATAAAACCTTCACGCCCTGGTAGTGTGGTGGGTAAGCTTAATGCCAAAGCCATTGAAAGCGAACCTTTAATATTACCTAGAAAGAGTAAATGTTGCCAGGGTAGGGGAATTGGGCGATCTATCCAACGAATCCCTGCCAGCAGCGGATAAACTGAGAGAATACGACCAGCTTGAAAAGCCAAAACAGCAAGTAAAACAGCTGGTAACGCGTTCCAGAGCGTGATTAAATCTATTTCTACACCAATCAGCAGAAAAATAAAGGTGTTGACGCTAAAACTTGCATATTCCCAAAAGCTTAATAAGGTAATGCGAGTTGAAGCAGAAGTGGTACGAGAAAGCCCCAGATTCCCAAAAATTAATCCAGCCACAACGACTGCGACAGCACCGGAAACACCGAGAGATTGGCCGACCTGAAAAGTTCCTAAGGCAACGGCAACTGTTAGTAAAAGACTGCTTAGGGGGTCATCTAAGCGAGCAAATATAGGGATACTCAAATAACCTAAGATTAACCCTATAATGATGCCTCCGATAGCGATAAATAAAAACCCTTGGACTCCTTCTAGAAATGTCAGTGAGCCGGTTGAATAAACTTGTAAAACTAGGTTAAACAAAACTAGGGCTGTGGCATCATTGAATAAGGTTTCTCCTTCAACAATTGTCGAAAGTCTTGAGGGGACAGGCATTTCTTTAAAAATGGCAATCATTGAAACTGTATCAGTGTTTGCCAAAATGACTCCTAGAAGTATCGCGGGTATCCAAGCGAGTCCGAGGCCAAATTTCAATAGAATAGCAATAATACCTGATGAGATCGCAGATCCTGGCACAGCTAGGAGAGCAATTGGTTTAAAGGTGCTGCGGAGACGGCTAATATCTGTATTGATGCCGGCTTCAAAGATGAGAATAGGCAGGAAAAGATTCAACACTAGGGACGGATCTAGTCCAGTACGGCGGGGTAGCAAATCAGTAACAGCTAAGCCGGCTAATACTAAACCCGTAACGTAGGGAAGACGAAACCGGCGTGTTAGAAGGGCAACGCCGGTAGCACCCAAGAGCAAAATGATTAGAGTAATAACTAATTCAGCAACATTTTCCTGACTGTTGCTAACTGCGGCATCTAGGTTGGCTAGGAGTAACTGCCCTAAATGGCATGGCATGATTTGTGTCACTTGAAATAAACCCCAAACGCTTGGTAAGGTTATAGATTAGCCATGAAAAGCCTCTTTAGCTCTCAACTTCAGCTTTTTTGATAAGCTGAAACTCCATATTTAAAAAAAATTAAAATTACCAATAGTCAAGAGAGAAGCAGCGAAGTTTCTTGCTAAATATTAGCAACGGCATCTGGCAACTCAAATTTACCATCTTCTTGAGGTTCAAAATCTATCACTTGGATAACGGCATCAAGATTTAACGGCCCATAGATGTGAGGAAAATGCTTACTTTCTACCGCTTCATATCGAATTTCTGATTGAACTTGTTCTTCTTGAATACAAAAAATAACTAAGCCTTTTTGATTCTTAAAAAAAAGGTTAGCAGTTTGGATAATTTGCTGAGGGGTTGAGCAGTGAATAAAGCCTTCTGTCTCTAATGTTGGGCTGTAATAAACTCCTGCCGGTTTTGCGTGTTCCCACTGTTCGCGCTTTGTAATGTGTAAAATAACACTCACTTAAACGTCCTCAAGATAGATATCGCTTAATCTTTTCCTTAAAAGCCCACCCTTCTGAATAAAGAGATTTGGTAATTGTAACCGCAATCCCGGCAGTTTTAAGAATTTATCCAGGATTTTGAGTTTAGTCCATCAGATAGTTAACGTAGCCATTAGCGAAAAGCCGGCACTGCTGTTCTACGCAAAACGCTTAAATCCTCTTCATCCAGTTCCACCGGCACTCCACTATGAATCAGTTCAGCAAAGTTTTCATTCGGCACCATAATACACAAGGCATACAGCCGGCTAGAACCTGTATTTTCAATCAGATGGATACCCGTGGGTGGCACTAAAATACTATCGCCGGCACGAATTGGAACGGTTTTTCCATCACAGCTTGCTTGTCCTTCTCCTTTGAGAATGAAAAACATTTCAGTGGCGTATTGATGCCGGTTAGGAGGCGTTTTTCCGCCAACATCAAAGATTTCCACACATAACGTCACAGAAAAATTTGCAGTTGTTGGCTCAAATACAATGGCTAAACGATTCGTATCATTAGGACTAATGCGAAATGCTTGATAGTCCTTGGGAGACTTGACCACCGGAATCACGCAACGAGAGGCATCCATCTGGGGTTTCTCCTGTGAAGAATAAAGAATGAATAACTGATTTACTTTCTTTCTCGATTCTCAATCCTTAATTTTCAATTTTCAAGGGCATCGAAAATCCCTTGAGAATCTGTCACAAATCCGAAGCACTGCTTAACATTATAAAGGGTTGCTTGCAGGCAAAAGTCTGGGGACGTGGTGCCGGCGCAATCTTTAACTAAAATACAGTCATAACCGAGGAAATTTGCATCTTGCAGGGTTGCCATCACACACTGATCGACATTTACGCCGGCAAAGAATAAAGTGGTTTTTCCCAAGTTCCGTAAGATGCTATCTAAAGGCGTGTCCCAAAACCCACTCATTCGATATTTATCCACTCGGATATCTTGGGGTAACGGTTCAAGTTCATCAACAACGGCGGCGGCCCAACTGCCGGCTTCTAATACCTTCGCACCGTTATTCGGCAACGGATCACCGAGTCCAACGCCGTTCCCAGCAGGGTTGTAAACATGACGTGAGGCAGCGCTAATATTTAACAAATCCGGTCGATTACCCCAATTAATCCAAATTACAGGAATGCCGGTTTTTCGCAGCGCCGGCAGCAATGCTTGTAAAGGCTCAATAGGAGATCGTGCCGGTGTCACATCCACGCCAATATGCGCCAACCAACCATCTGGGTGGCAAAAGTCATTCTGCATATCAATCACAAGAATGGCTGCTTTTGCCAAGTCTAGGCGTAATTTTTTAGTTTCTGTTACTAAATTAACTGGGTGCGGTTCCAAGGGAGGGCGGGTGATATCTGCAATCGCTTCATCAACTGCCCAAGCGTTAGGGGGAACTCCTAAAATGCGTAAATCGGGATTTATATTCATAAGCAAGCCGGCTCATGCCAAATCTCTTTTAAGAGTTTTTGTAACTTTCCACATTTGTTGACATTTAGAAATAGAGATTGCCTCCCTCATGATTTTTGCCTATAACACTCAGTAAAATACTGGCGATATTGCTGCCATCTTTTAAGACATTAGCTTAACTCACAATTTGGCAGTGAAGGCTATAGAAGCGCGACCGATGAAACAAAACTTATAAATAGGGTCATACTCGGAAAGACGAGCGAATACAGATGTGCTTGACAGTTTTCTCTGTTGCATTGAAACAAATTGGCGTTTGCCTGCTGATTAGAGCCGGTGCAGAGCTGTAAAATCGGCAAAGAGAATGATATAAATAGTGTTGAAGAGCCGCCAACCTATTTTTCTTGGAATATATAATGACGAATAACAAACTCGAACAAATCGACCAAAATCTAATTAAGCTATTAAAGGAAAGAATTTCGCTATTAGCTGAATCTGAACGTCCTTCTCTAGAAGAACAACTGTCTCAATCGAAACCCCTACTTGTCCAAGAGGGCGTTCCTGAATTTGTCTGGGAAAACGTCATTACCAGTTGCGCGGCTGCGCTTGCCACTGCCCCCTTATCTGCAACAAACGTCACTCCGCGACGCGTGGTTGTGGTTGGTGGGCGGGGCATGATGGGGCAATTTTTCACGCAGCAGCTAACCGCAGCAGGACATCAAGTTAAAAGTTTAGGGCGCAATGACTGGAACCAAGCTGAGAACCTGCTAGGTGATGCAGAATTTGTTTTGGTTTGCGTTCCGATTGAACGGACAATAGAAATAATTGAGCAAACTGCTAAATATCTTTCACCGACTGCTGTGCTAGCTGATATTACTAGCATTAAAACTCCCTTTGTGGAGGCGATGCTGAAGTACCATAGCGGGCCGGTTGTGGGCTTGCATCCGATGTTTGGCCCTGGTGTTAAATCATTTTTATCTCAAACAGTTGTCGCTTGTCCGGGGCGGGGCGAAGCAGCGTTTCAATGGCTTTTAGAGTTAATTAAAAGCCTGGGCAGTAACTTAATTGTCTGTCCAGCAGAAGAACATGATCAAATGATGATTGCGGTTCAGGCGATTCGGCATTTTTCTACGTTTAGCTTAGGTGTTTTCTTAGCAGAAGAAGGCGTTGACATTACTCGCAGTTTAGAATTTTCAAGCCCGATTTATCGCCTAGGAATTAATTTAGTGAGCCGGCTTTTCGCTCAGGATGCCTCGCTGTATGTAGACATCATGCTGGCAACAGAAGAACGCTGTGAAGCGATTGCGAGACTGGCAACCACCATCAGCCGGCTGGCAAATTTAGTCACAGAAAAAGATCGGGATGCCTTGCTGAGCCAATTTGAACAAGTTCACAGTGTGTATAGAGAAGAGGCTGATCGCGCCATGCGAGAAAGCAACCACGTCCTCAATGCTTTGAGTGCAATCATCGCTGCCGGTGAGGTTGAACAAGGCAAGTATTAATTATTTAGCAGAAATAAATTTTTCAATTCCAGACAACTTTACTAAACTGTAGACCTGTTTCTTACGACTCGTAAAAAAAGCTGCCGGTTGATACTGGCAGCTTTTTCTCTTTAAGGAAACAAAGGAAACGGGACTAACAAAAAACCTACTTTAGGCTTTTACAAGCATGACGGTGCCATGCTTCACCCTTTACTCTTCACCACCCGTTGACTCTTCTTGATCTGTCGCATTCATGGGTGAGCGCTCTCTTCTAGAAAAGCGACCCGTCGTTGTTTGTTTCCGAAACTGCCGTGCATATTCTCGATTACGCAGTGCTTTTTCTTTCTTTGGATTGCGGCGTTTTGCCATGTTTACCTCAATAAATAAAAAACAAGAACTTTTCTAAACTTTTGCTGTGCGAGTTGCCTGTGTGCCTTACTCAGGCGTTTGACGAGCGTTCTGAGTGGAGAGTTATCTATTTCTTGCTCAGAAATCGGTCTTTCCAACTTAGGAGTGTTCTCCTTTCTCGTGAGAGAGGTTCAACTACTTTGGCCGGCTGACAGCTAAAGCTTTCTGTGAACTTCTCAACCGCTCAATGTTGAACTTTTCTCCAACCGGATCGCTCAACGACTGACGTTACCAAACTCGCATCTGCAAGGTATATGATAACAGTTTGGTGACGGAGCCTTCAGAGATTCGTTTCTCTTTTCTTAATTTGCCGACTCAAAATTTAATCTTATACTCATTGACAAAATTCACAGATGACCCTTCAACCTGGTGATATCGCTCCCGACTTTAGCCTGCCCGACGCCGGTGGCAACGCAGTTCGTTTAGCAGATTTTCGGGGAAAGCAAGTTGTACTCTACTTTTACCCCCGCGATAACACTCCAGGCTGCACGAAAGAAGCTTGCGGTTTTAAAGATGCCCACTCCAATTATCAGGCTCAAGATGTGGTGGTATTGGGTATCAGCCCAGATGATGCCAAATCCCACACAAAATTTGCTCAGAAATTTCAACTGCCCTTTCCCCTCCTGTGCGATCTCGATGCCAAAGTGGCGACTGCTTATGAAAGCTATGGACTTAAAAAATTTATGGGGAAAGAATTTATGGGCGTTCACCGCACGACGTTTGTGATCGGTGCAGATGGTAGGATTGAAAAAATCTACCGCAAAGTGAAACCGGAATCCCACGCCGCCCAAATCCTCGCTGACTTGGGACAAGAGAAGGGGTGAGGGGACGTTGTTTAAAGCGAATCTATTTGAGTTATCCTGATAAAACCTTCAAAGATGCCGGTGTGGCACAACCCACCCTAGCCAAACGTCCTGAACAATGTCTTCTTGTAGAGCGAAAGCTTCCTAACTTATGCGTCGTTTATGGCAGTTCGTGCAAACCGTGCTGGGGATTATTTTCCGTCATCCAATCACCGGCACTACCATCATCCCCATATTACCTGATGGCAAGATTGCCTTAGTTCGCCGGCAAGATACAGGTGAGTGGGGTTTGCCGGGAGGCATTGTGAATTGGGGAGAAGATATTGCCACTGCTGCTAAACGCGAACTCGCAGAAGAAACGGGGCTGGAATTAGTAAAAGTTCGCCGATTAGTTGGCGTTTATTCTGCACCTGATCGCGATCCGAGAATTCATTCTATTTGCATTCTCATAGAAGCAGAAGTGCAAGGAAATATGCAAATTGAGGATAGTCTAGAAATTGGAGAAGTTCGGGCATTTTTGCCGGCAGACTTGCCAGAAGGTAAACTTGCTCACGATCACACCCAACAATTACAAGACTATTTAAACGGTGTCACTACCTTAGCTTAACCAAAATTTGGGACTCTCAACCTTATCCCAACTAATTTTATATCACCTAAACAAAACTCTGACTTAGCTAGTTAGCCCCTAAATTATCGATTTGCGCGAGAAATAAAAGTTGTTTATTTTTTTCCTTTTTAATCCCTCATCTTGACTTAACTTTACTGTGATGAATTCTCAGCAAAAACTCGCTCACGAATTCCCCAAAAAATTAGGTGAGGATCAACAACTATTTTAGCTGCAATTTCCCTAGAAAAGACTTGAAGATAGATAAATAAAACCTGACTATCACCGCCGGTAAGTGCGACACAACTATCAGGAAATCGCCGGCACCAATCCTCAATAAAATTACAGATGCCGGCTAAAAGACTGTAAATAATTCCGCTTTGAATGGCATCTGGAGTATTCAATGCCCAGCGTGAGGGAAGAGATGCTTCAGAGGACGTATTGACAAGTGGCAACGCAGCAGTTTTTTGTGAAAGAGACTGCAACTGTAAGCCCAAACCCGGCAAGATTGCACCACCGACAAGCTGCCGGTATTGATCTGCGCCGGTAAAGGTTAAAGCAGTACCGGCATCAATGACTAAAACCGGCCAATCTAACTGGTTGCCGGCACCCCACAAAGCCAAAGCGCGGTCAATTCCCAAGGTGGGATACATACCCAATAACGGTAAATTATCCAACGTAATGATCTGCGCGTTTGAATAAGTTTGCCAAAGTTTGAGCTGATCTGGGACAACAGAAGCGATCCAAAGTGCCGGAGGTTTGCTGTCTGATAGCAATATCTTTGTCTCTACAAGATCAGGGATTTCTTGCAACCAGACATTCGCCTCAAAATTGCTTTCTATCAACTGCTGAACTATAGATGCCGGCAGGTGAGGTGTATCCCAAAATCCCTCAAGGGTGCTGCCGGTGAACCGCGCCCAGTGCAGCCGAGAATTGCCGATTGCCAATGCTAACCAGCTTTTGCCATCTCGCTTTGCTTGATTCATGGAAGGAATATTTTGTCAGATACCCGGATCTGCCCGGCTGGAGGGGCAACCCCATGAGGAGAGGAAACATTTGACGTTAGCATTTTTATAATTTAGATTTATATTATATTCAATTTTATATAGCAATCTTCTATTATGAGCGAGTTCTCTTTTGAGGCGCAAAGTAAGGCATCTAAGCATTATGCCCTTTACTTTCCGGATGAATGCAAGTACGAACCGTTATCTTAATTGTTTGTGATTATTTGACGCTCAGTATTTTATCGGGTTCCCTACTTTTAAAAATGAAGTTTCTTTACCAAAACTATAAATACTATTATATAATTTTAATAAAGATTTAAGATTCAGGTTTTAAATAAAGTTGCAGCTACTTCACGGGTTCAAATTGCCAACTTCCTCGTGGAAAGTCCTATGTCTTTCAAAATATACGCACCTTCATGTCCCTGGCCTCTTTCAACTTCATACCTACCAGAGGGAAACAAGTCAGTATCCCAAGACTCACCTTCACTGACAAAAAATAGTGAGAGACAAGACATTCAAACCTTGCAACTAAAACAACAAGTTCAGATGTCTGCTTTACTCAATGAAATTAACAACTCTGTTCGCAGCACCCTGGATCTTGAAGAAATCCTGACGTCTGCGTGCCGATTGTTGGGTCAAGCCCTCAAGTGCAGTCGCGTGAGCATTCTGGTCAATGAGTTAGAAGAGGCAGATACATTTATCACACGAGGGGAGTATAACCAAGGTGGCTATCCCGTGCAGTTGGGGGTAAAGGTGCCTATTGCAGATAACCCTCACCTAAAGATTTTAGTGTCACAACCGGAGCCGCTGGCAGTAAAAAACTTTCAGGAGTTTCCGGGGTTGGGCCGGCGGGCGCGAGGACTGGGAAGAACCCTAGGCATTCGGTCGATGTTGGCGATTGCAACTCGCT from Microcoleus sp. FACHB-672 includes these protein-coding regions:
- a CDS encoding NUDIX domain-containing protein, translating into MRRLWQFVQTVLGIIFRHPITGTTIIPILPDGKIALVRRQDTGEWGLPGGIVNWGEDIATAAKRELAEETGLELVKVRRLVGVYSAPDRDPRIHSICILIEAEVQGNMQIEDSLEIGEVRAFLPADLPEGKLAHDHTQQLQDYLNGVTTLA
- a CDS encoding DUF952 domain-containing protein, with amino-acid sequence MSVILHITKREQWEHAKPAGVYYSPTLETEGFIHCSTPQQIIQTANLFFKNQKGLVIFCIQEEQVQSEIRYEAVESKHFPHIYGPLNLDAVIQVIDFEPQEDGKFELPDAVANI
- the tyrA gene encoding bifunctional chorismate mutase/prephenate dehydrogenase, coding for MTNNKLEQIDQNLIKLLKERISLLAESERPSLEEQLSQSKPLLVQEGVPEFVWENVITSCAAALATAPLSATNVTPRRVVVVGGRGMMGQFFTQQLTAAGHQVKSLGRNDWNQAENLLGDAEFVLVCVPIERTIEIIEQTAKYLSPTAVLADITSIKTPFVEAMLKYHSGPVVGLHPMFGPGVKSFLSQTVVACPGRGEAAFQWLLELIKSLGSNLIVCPAEEHDQMMIAVQAIRHFSTFSLGVFLAEEGVDITRSLEFSSPIYRLGINLVSRLFAQDASLYVDIMLATEERCEAIARLATTISRLANLVTEKDRDALLSQFEQVHSVYREEADRAMRESNHVLNALSAIIAAGEVEQGKY
- a CDS encoding cysteine hydrolase family protein, with amino-acid sequence MNINPDLRILGVPPNAWAVDEAIADITRPPLEPHPVNLVTETKKLRLDLAKAAILVIDMQNDFCHPDGWLAHIGVDVTPARSPIEPLQALLPALRKTGIPVIWINWGNRPDLLNISAASRHVYNPAGNGVGLGDPLPNNGAKVLEAGSWAAAVVDELEPLPQDIRVDKYRMSGFWDTPLDSILRNLGKTTLFFAGVNVDQCVMATLQDANFLGYDCILVKDCAGTTSPDFCLQATLYNVKQCFGFVTDSQGIFDALEN
- a CDS encoding potassium channel family protein, translating into MYVLIGGAGLVGLTLAQKLVELGHTVAVIDIDPNACRYVREQVGAMAFEGSAVSTEVLLEAGIRKADSLAAVLRNDALNLAMVTLAKHYGVSHILTRLRHPDFAPPLRLAGATHIISTVELGVSTMVNAIEYPQVESMMHFEQGQIEVLKLPIPNNCYVVGRSVAEIAQDSRFPTGSLIIGYQPHPQENLMIPNGSTVLEPGSTVLIVTKPGSLHQVIDFFEGCK
- the bcp gene encoding thioredoxin-dependent thiol peroxidase, with amino-acid sequence MTLQPGDIAPDFSLPDAGGNAVRLADFRGKQVVLYFYPRDNTPGCTKEACGFKDAHSNYQAQDVVVLGISPDDAKSHTKFAQKFQLPFPLLCDLDAKVATAYESYGLKKFMGKEFMGVHRTTFVIGADGRIEKIYRKVKPESHAAQILADLGQEKG
- a CDS encoding DUF3124 domain-containing protein, translating into MKRFLTFLVLIFVVLLSSCNSLNISTKQATNPDNSTQSQLQIVTLDENIKIAAGETLYVPVYSHIYYEDQHKVLNLAATLSLRNTDFINPIIITSVQYYDSNGKLVKQYLEKPIQLNAMASTDFVVRRTDTTGGVGANFIVEWIAEKEVSGPVIEAVMIGAESTQGISFVSSGRVIKTQKNSKLYPPKDNS
- a CDS encoding pantothenate kinase, with translation MNQAKRDGKSWLALAIGNSRLHWARFTGSTLEGFWDTPHLPASIVQQLIESNFEANVWLQEIPDLVETKILLSDSKPPALWIASVVPDQLKLWQTYSNAQIITLDNLPLLGMYPTLGIDRALALWGAGNQLDWPVLVIDAGTALTFTGADQYRQLVGGAILPGLGLQLQSLSQKTAALPLVNTSSEASLPSRWALNTPDAIQSGIIYSLLAGICNFIEDWCRRFPDSCVALTGGDSQVLFIYLQVFSREIAAKIVVDPHLIFWGIRERVFAENSSQ
- a CDS encoding cation:proton antiporter, whose translation is MPCHLGQLLLANLDAAVSNSQENVAELVITLIILLLGATGVALLTRRFRLPYVTGLVLAGLAVTDLLPRRTGLDPSLVLNLFLPILIFEAGINTDISRLRSTFKPIALLAVPGSAISSGIIAILLKFGLGLAWIPAILLGVILANTDTVSMIAIFKEMPVPSRLSTIVEGETLFNDATALVLFNLVLQVYSTGSLTFLEGVQGFLFIAIGGIIIGLILGYLSIPIFARLDDPLSSLLLTVAVALGTFQVGQSLGVSGAVAVVVAGLIFGNLGLSRTTSASTRITLLSFWEYASFSVNTFIFLLIGVEIDLITLWNALPAVLLAVLAFQAGRILSVYPLLAGIRWIDRPIPLPWQHLLFLGNIKGSLSMALALSLPTTLPGREGFIAIIYGCVLLSLVGQGSSLPWVVKRLNLSKFSEAKQQIEELQAQLITSKAAQDELDTLLKSGVLPKSVYEEMRSAYQVRVAGAEKSLREIYNRRPDEFDNKSGEIGKLDAIRRRLLLAEKAALNEAIRTRILSEEIVRGRLTKLDEQLLILEDD
- a CDS encoding ureidoglycolate lyase; amino-acid sequence: MLVQQLKANWITPANFQPYGQVIYASKDGETYNSEDAQLILDRGIPRFYIMRLGEKGRKFHKITRHLNCTQCLGALEGKEWLMAVAPPAARDKPVLEEIAAFRIPGNCFIKLHLGTWHAGPYFDHEFVDFYNLELSDTNINDHDTCNLLETYRVELEMV
- a CDS encoding cupin domain-containing protein, which gives rise to MDASRCVIPVVKSPKDYQAFRISPNDTNRLAIVFEPTTANFSVTLCVEIFDVGGKTPPNRHQYATEMFFILKGEGQASCDGKTVPIRAGDSILVPPTGIHLIENTGSSRLYALCIMVPNENFAELIHSGVPVELDEEDLSVLRRTAVPAFR